A region of Chloracidobacterium sp. DNA encodes the following proteins:
- a CDS encoding VWA domain-containing protein, with product MLFSRIRSFAFFAAAFLFVGLIGLSVANAQQTPPNPPAKAPLPQPTPPPSDDDEVIKVDTDIVNVLFTAQDRNKRLLTSLKQEDVKIFEDGKQQEITTFSRQIDLPLSLAILIDVSASQERTLPEEKAAAISFLETVVRPSKDEVSVVSFTGESTLEQGMTNNMQRLRRAIEKVRFIPPSGYIGGGVIAGTPPISGDNQATQGSTAIWDAIWVTSDEILGPAPERTRRAIILLSDGVNTYGKKKLDEAVQAALRSEAIIYSVGIGDNFYSGVDKGSLNKISERTGGRAYFPRDERELRDAFAQIQEEMRSQYLIAYEPTNQNRDGSYRKIEIQLTNSQLQKDKVKVTHRQGYFAKSAPKK from the coding sequence TCCTAATCCGCCCGCGAAAGCGCCTTTGCCGCAACCCACACCTCCGCCATCCGATGACGACGAGGTCATCAAAGTCGATACCGACATCGTAAACGTCCTTTTCACTGCACAAGATCGAAATAAACGCTTGCTAACGAGTCTTAAACAAGAAGACGTAAAGATATTCGAAGACGGCAAACAGCAGGAGATCACTACATTTTCACGGCAGATCGATCTGCCGCTGAGTCTCGCAATTTTGATCGATGTCAGCGCTTCGCAGGAAAGAACGCTGCCGGAAGAAAAGGCTGCGGCAATTTCGTTCCTCGAAACAGTCGTCCGGCCGTCAAAAGATGAAGTTTCGGTAGTTTCATTTACTGGCGAATCGACTCTCGAACAGGGAATGACAAACAATATGCAGCGCCTGCGGCGTGCGATCGAAAAGGTGCGTTTTATTCCACCATCGGGCTACATTGGCGGCGGCGTTATTGCCGGAACTCCGCCGATCTCGGGCGATAATCAGGCAACCCAAGGTTCAACCGCGATTTGGGACGCAATTTGGGTTACATCTGACGAGATCCTCGGTCCGGCACCGGAAAGAACCCGTCGCGCGATCATCCTGCTATCCGACGGCGTCAACACTTACGGAAAAAAGAAATTGGACGAAGCTGTTCAGGCAGCTTTGCGATCGGAAGCAATCATTTATTCGGTTGGAATCGGAGATAATTTTTACAGCGGCGTCGATAAAGGCTCGCTAAACAAAATTTCTGAGCGGACTGGTGGCCGTGCATATTTTCCGCGCGACGAACGCGAGCTTCGTGATGCGTTTGCACAGATTCAGGAAGAGATGCGTTCGCAATATCTGATCGCCTACGAGCCCACGAATCAAAACCGCGACGGTTCCTATCGCAAGATCGAGATCCAACTAACAAACTCTCAATTGCAAAAAGATAAAGTAAAGGTCACGCACCGGCAGGGCTATTTCGCAAAATCCGCGCCTAAGAAATGA